The following are encoded together in the Pedobacter steynii genome:
- the nagB gene encoding glucosamine-6-phosphate deaminase codes for MARLNLLEETRFEKLPVSVFENPKAASLSVAHRIGDLIKEKQKNNSKAVLGLATGATPIAVYAELVRMHKEEGLSFKNVITFNLDEYYPMQPDAAQSYVSFMNDHLFDHIDIDKNNVNIPDGTLKLEDIPAFCLNYEKKITEVGGLDIQILGIGRTGHIGFNEPGSAPNSGTRLVTLDDLTRRDAARDFGGKSFVPTKAITMGIGTIFKAREIILMAWNKKKASIIKKAVEGEISSEVPATYLQLSDHVEFILDQDAASQLTRFDTPWLVKDCIWDDKLTRKAVIWLANTLGKPILKLTEDDFNNNGMAQLAVEKGPVYNINIHIFNKLQHTITGWPGGKPNADDSQRPERAEPAKKRVVIFSPHPDDDVISMGGTFIRLVDQQHDVHVAYQTSGNTAVWDDDALRFVEFNIDFSEKMGMGQQGMKDLYQDMRKFIEKKQPNQVDTPEIQSVKGLIRKGEAIAGARYCGLEDDHIHFMALPFYESGKNQKNPVTEKDIELTMELLQKIKPEQVFAAGDFEDPHGTHIVCFNIILAALQRLAKTESWVKDCWLWLYRGAWLEFETYEIEMAVPLSPQEVERKKFAIFKHQSQKDRAVFPGDDAREFWERAEDRNRETAQAYDNLGLAEYEAMEAFVRYKF; via the coding sequence ATGGCAAGATTAAATCTTCTGGAAGAAACGCGCTTTGAAAAACTGCCCGTTTCTGTCTTTGAAAATCCTAAAGCAGCATCTTTAAGTGTTGCTCACCGCATCGGGGACCTTATTAAAGAAAAACAAAAGAACAATTCCAAGGCTGTCTTAGGCCTAGCTACCGGAGCTACACCAATTGCGGTGTACGCGGAATTAGTTAGAATGCATAAGGAAGAAGGTTTGAGCTTTAAAAACGTAATCACTTTCAATCTCGACGAGTACTACCCTATGCAGCCCGATGCTGCACAGAGCTATGTATCTTTCATGAATGATCACCTGTTTGATCACATCGATATTGATAAAAACAATGTAAACATTCCTGATGGAACACTAAAACTGGAAGATATTCCTGCTTTCTGTCTGAATTACGAAAAGAAAATCACTGAAGTAGGTGGATTAGACATCCAGATTCTGGGTATCGGTCGTACCGGTCACATCGGTTTCAATGAGCCAGGATCTGCTCCAAACTCGGGCACACGTCTGGTAACCCTGGACGACCTGACCAGAAGAGATGCGGCCAGAGATTTCGGTGGTAAATCTTTTGTTCCTACAAAAGCCATTACCATGGGTATCGGTACCATTTTCAAAGCCCGCGAAATCATCCTGATGGCATGGAACAAGAAAAAAGCTTCCATCATCAAAAAAGCAGTGGAAGGAGAAATTTCAAGTGAAGTTCCTGCAACCTATCTGCAGCTTTCTGATCATGTTGAGTTTATCCTGGATCAGGATGCAGCTTCTCAACTGACCCGCTTTGATACTCCATGGTTGGTAAAAGACTGTATCTGGGATGATAAATTAACCAGAAAAGCAGTGATCTGGCTGGCAAATACACTGGGTAAGCCAATCCTTAAGCTTACTGAAGACGACTTCAATAACAATGGTATGGCTCAGCTGGCTGTTGAAAAAGGACCAGTATATAACATCAACATTCATATTTTCAATAAATTACAACACACCATCACCGGATGGCCTGGAGGTAAACCAAACGCAGATGATTCTCAAAGACCAGAGCGTGCAGAACCTGCAAAAAAACGTGTGGTAATCTTCTCTCCACACCCTGATGATGATGTCATTTCTATGGGTGGTACTTTTATCCGTCTGGTAGATCAGCAGCATGACGTACATGTCGCTTATCAGACTTCCGGAAATACTGCAGTATGGGATGATGATGCACTACGTTTTGTAGAATTCAACATCGACTTTTCGGAGAAAATGGGAATGGGACAACAGGGAATGAAAGACCTGTACCAGGACATGCGTAAATTTATTGAGAAAAAACAACCTAACCAGGTAGATACGCCTGAAATCCAATCTGTAAAAGGACTGATCAGAAAGGGAGAAGCAATTGCCGGTGCAAGGTATTGCGGACTGGAAGATGACCACATTCACTTCATGGCACTTCCTTTCTATGAAAGCGGAAAAAATCAGAAAAATCCGGTTACTGAAAAAGATATTGAATTAACGATGGAACTGCTTCAAAAAATCAAACCTGAACAGGTATTTGCAGCAGGAGATTTTGAAGATCCACATGGTACCCACATCGTATGCTTTAACATCATTCTAGCCGCTTTGCAAAGACTGGCAAAAACAGAAAGCTGGGTTAAAGATTGCTGGTTATGGCTATACCGCGGTGCGTGGTTGGAGTTTGAAACCTATGAGATTGAAATGGCCGTGCCACTTAGTCCGCAGGAAGTGGAAC
- a CDS encoding anhydro-N-acetylmuramic acid kinase, with translation MNSNWKKIFQILEKEERLIIGLMSGTSLDGLDIALCAVSGAGSQTSVNVLEFTTVPYDNELKAAVKSIFSRRDADLQMVCLMNEQIGLLHAGMILEALKSWGRKPEEIDVIASHGQTIFHAPASLHGLPAYPNATLQIGDGDHIAVKTGIITISDFRQKHIAAGGEGAPLAVYGDYLLFSKKGENRIMLNIGGIANFTYLPANNDASSVFSTDVGPGNTLMDQYVQKYYKGLYFDEHAAIASKGTVNQALLHALMQAEFLSADFPKTTGPELFNLPYLEQAQERSGTAGLGQEDVLATLCQFSARVIIESVEKCFGKAETPSIYLSGGGMHNPLLVAALKAGLPNAAFYTTDDLAINPDAKEAVLFAVLANETLAGEQTNFGEREGVPSITMGKICLPK, from the coding sequence ATGAATTCAAACTGGAAGAAAATATTTCAAATCCTGGAAAAGGAGGAACGTCTGATCATCGGATTAATGTCCGGAACTTCACTGGATGGTCTTGATATTGCGCTTTGCGCGGTGAGTGGAGCCGGATCACAGACCAGCGTCAATGTCCTGGAATTTACAACAGTCCCTTACGACAATGAGTTAAAGGCGGCGGTTAAATCTATTTTTTCCAGAAGAGATGCCGATCTGCAAATGGTTTGTCTGATGAATGAACAGATCGGGCTGTTGCATGCCGGGATGATTCTGGAGGCATTAAAGTCCTGGGGAAGGAAACCTGAGGAAATAGATGTCATTGCCAGTCATGGGCAAACGATATTTCATGCCCCTGCTTCTTTACACGGATTACCTGCTTATCCCAATGCCACGCTTCAAATTGGAGATGGCGATCATATTGCCGTTAAAACAGGAATTATTACCATCAGCGATTTCAGGCAAAAACACATTGCTGCGGGAGGCGAGGGGGCACCTCTGGCTGTTTATGGCGACTACTTATTGTTCTCAAAAAAGGGTGAAAACCGCATCATGTTAAACATAGGAGGGATTGCGAACTTTACTTATCTCCCTGCCAATAACGATGCTTCCAGCGTGTTTTCTACAGATGTAGGTCCTGGCAATACTTTAATGGATCAATATGTTCAAAAATATTATAAAGGATTATATTTCGATGAACATGCTGCTATTGCAAGTAAAGGAACGGTTAACCAGGCTTTGCTCCATGCCCTGATGCAAGCCGAATTTTTAAGCGCTGATTTTCCGAAAACGACCGGACCTGAGTTGTTTAATCTTCCTTATCTCGAGCAGGCTCAGGAAAGATCCGGTACAGCCGGGCTTGGGCAGGAAGATGTATTGGCTACCTTATGTCAATTTTCAGCCAGGGTAATTATAGAATCGGTAGAAAAATGTTTTGGAAAAGCGGAAACCCCCTCGATATACCTGAGCGGAGGAGGAATGCATAACCCTTTACTGGTTGCTGCTTTAAAAGCCGGATTGCCAAATGCTGCGTTCTATACTACTGATGATCTGGCCATCAATCCGGATGCGAAGGAAGCCGTACTTTTTGCTGTTCTGGCCAACGAAACTTTAGCCGGAGAACAGACAAATTTTGGTGAGCGGGAAGGTGTTCCTTCCATCACTATGGGAAAGATATGTTTGCCAAAATAG
- a CDS encoding SusC/RagA family TonB-linked outer membrane protein — protein MKKLYSFGCSRNRLAFWLPIFLIFLGQAAYAQTQRYVLTGQVTDGTSSVGIPGVVVKIQNTKFAAATNSNGKYSLSADLAPGTYQVVFSSIGYRAQQKNTQFGAKSELVLNGELETENIGLDEVIVTGTSQGTTRKQMGSYVSTVKGDDLNKAPSGNVLSSLQGKTPGAQISQNSGDPAGGMSVRLRGVSSINSSSEPLYIIDGVIVNNSTTRVTNTSANYDGGSNSGNPVGQNGNFVGSVGQNRMVDINPNDIDRIEVLNGAAAAAIYGSRANSGVVQIFTKRGLSGTPVVSFSTGFTLSKLRKQIEVNQSPTKFGGGVDVFTQDIIQTVGNPGVLLTDKTPVTRYNYQDYIFRTGTGTDNAVSLSGGTDNTKFYASAGYFSNDGIIKNTNFKRYNFRANLDQKIADWIKLTAGFTYTHSDAHEKPDGNSFFSPMNSVTIIGNFHDIFTRDALGNLKSVGERGRVNPVSVIEDIKQRQFTNRVIANTSLKMNPVKNLTIDYTMGVDNTTQNGTTLIPPYAYNVSTGFYGGGATLDAGLNGYSSAANATTTMFNNELNFTYDSKLAEGLLSTTQLGGSFQYQKDLYALLNGRGLAPFIETVNGAATPLQNMDRRSEFTISGAYLQQNFKYRDHLFVTGAVRVDQSSVFGKDQRTQTYFKGNVSYVLSSAEYWKNLGVSGWWNAFKLRAAYGESGNLTGIGAYERFNVYNANPLLGKVSFTSNPTLANTNVRPERQRELEVGTDMAFFGNRLGLTFSWYNKRVSDLLIPVVIAPTQGYSSLLNNNGSLENKGVELMLSGVPVDGENFKWNTTFIFNRNRNKAVGTGGLRLISTNPGAPVAIIDGVPTGVFYGTFFARNADGSLLTNAAGIPLLERGTQNSATSFTPQRDANGMPTGTPLRKVIGDPNPDYTLSFVNDFTFKKLSLHVQLDAVQGGDVWNADWRTRQGVGNGKVAEQEQMGLLPRGYIAGVYATEEWRIDDGSFVKLREVSLSYNVGKFKFFKDLTINLSGRNLISWDNYKGYDPEVNAGGQSTLLRNIDFGAVPIPRTFSLGLRVKF, from the coding sequence ATGAAAAAACTTTACTCTTTTGGTTGTTCCAGAAACCGGCTGGCTTTCTGGTTGCCAATTTTTCTGATCTTTTTAGGCCAGGCGGCCTATGCGCAGACCCAGCGATATGTTTTAACCGGTCAGGTAACAGATGGAACTTCCAGTGTTGGTATTCCTGGGGTGGTGGTTAAAATACAAAACACCAAATTTGCTGCTGCTACAAATTCCAATGGTAAATATAGTTTAAGTGCGGATTTGGCGCCCGGAACTTACCAGGTTGTTTTTTCTTCCATTGGGTATAGGGCACAGCAAAAAAACACTCAGTTCGGTGCCAAATCGGAATTGGTGTTGAATGGGGAACTTGAAACAGAGAACATCGGGTTAGATGAGGTGATTGTAACCGGTACTTCACAAGGGACAACCAGAAAGCAAATGGGAAGTTATGTCAGTACGGTAAAAGGGGATGACCTGAATAAGGCCCCAAGTGGCAATGTGCTTTCCTCGTTACAGGGAAAAACCCCTGGTGCCCAGATCAGTCAGAATTCCGGAGATCCGGCAGGAGGTATGTCTGTAAGGTTGCGTGGGGTTAGCTCTATAAACTCCTCTTCTGAACCGCTATACATTATTGACGGGGTTATTGTAAACAACTCTACAACAAGGGTAACGAATACTTCAGCCAATTACGATGGGGGCAGTAATTCCGGAAATCCAGTTGGGCAGAACGGAAACTTTGTTGGAAGTGTCGGACAAAACAGGATGGTGGATATCAATCCAAATGATATCGACCGGATTGAAGTTTTAAATGGCGCTGCTGCTGCGGCCATTTATGGCTCGAGAGCAAACTCCGGAGTGGTGCAAATTTTCACTAAAAGGGGGTTGAGTGGAACGCCGGTAGTGAGTTTCTCTACGGGCTTTACCCTTTCCAAATTACGTAAGCAGATAGAAGTAAATCAAAGCCCGACGAAGTTTGGCGGTGGGGTGGATGTTTTTACACAGGATATCATTCAGACCGTTGGGAATCCAGGCGTATTGCTAACCGATAAAACCCCGGTAACGAGGTATAACTATCAGGATTATATTTTCAGGACAGGAACTGGTACCGACAATGCCGTTTCCTTATCCGGAGGTACCGACAATACCAAATTTTATGCGTCGGCCGGATACTTCTCTAATGATGGGATTATCAAGAATACCAATTTCAAACGATACAACTTCAGGGCAAATTTAGACCAGAAAATTGCCGATTGGATAAAGCTGACAGCCGGTTTTACCTATACCCATAGTGATGCGCATGAGAAGCCTGACGGCAACTCTTTTTTCTCTCCAATGAATTCGGTAACCATCATCGGGAACTTCCATGATATTTTTACCAGAGATGCCCTGGGTAACCTGAAGTCTGTTGGGGAACGTGGCCGTGTGAATCCGGTCTCTGTGATTGAGGACATCAAACAGCGACAGTTTACCAATCGGGTTATTGCCAATACCAGTTTAAAAATGAATCCGGTGAAAAACCTGACCATTGATTATACGATGGGGGTAGACAATACGACACAGAACGGAACTACATTGATTCCACCTTATGCCTATAACGTGAGTACTGGATTTTATGGTGGAGGTGCTACATTAGATGCAGGACTCAATGGTTATTCCAGTGCTGCAAATGCGACGACAACGATGTTCAACAATGAATTGAACTTTACCTACGACAGCAAGCTGGCGGAAGGCCTTTTATCTACAACGCAGCTTGGGGGCTCTTTTCAATACCAGAAGGACCTGTATGCCTTGCTGAATGGACGAGGGCTTGCACCATTTATAGAAACAGTAAACGGGGCGGCTACGCCATTGCAAAATATGGACAGAAGGTCTGAGTTTACCATTAGTGGGGCTTATTTGCAACAAAACTTTAAATACAGAGATCATCTATTCGTTACCGGAGCGGTTCGTGTGGATCAGTCGTCGGTTTTTGGTAAAGACCAGCGTACACAAACCTATTTTAAAGGAAATGTGAGTTATGTGCTTTCTTCTGCTGAATACTGGAAAAACCTGGGTGTTTCCGGTTGGTGGAATGCTTTCAAGCTCAGGGCTGCTTATGGTGAATCCGGAAACTTAACCGGAATCGGTGCATATGAACGTTTCAATGTCTATAATGCCAATCCACTTTTAGGAAAAGTGTCCTTTACTTCTAATCCTACCCTGGCCAATACGAATGTGAGACCAGAGCGTCAGCGGGAACTGGAAGTTGGAACAGATATGGCTTTCTTCGGAAATCGTTTAGGACTTACTTTTAGCTGGTACAATAAACGGGTTTCTGATTTATTAATTCCGGTAGTTATTGCACCTACACAAGGTTATTCCAGTTTATTGAATAACAATGGTTCATTAGAAAATAAAGGCGTGGAGCTGATGCTGAGCGGCGTTCCTGTTGACGGGGAGAATTTTAAATGGAACACCACCTTTATTTTCAACAGGAACAGGAATAAAGCAGTTGGGACCGGTGGTTTGAGGTTAATTTCGACTAACCCTGGTGCACCTGTGGCGATCATTGACGGAGTTCCTACCGGAGTTTTTTATGGAACGTTCTTCGCCCGAAATGCTGATGGCAGCCTGCTGACTAACGCGGCTGGTATTCCTTTACTGGAACGTGGTACTCAGAACTCTGCCACGAGCTTTACCCCACAGCGGGATGCCAATGGCATGCCTACAGGTACGCCGCTAAGAAAGGTAATCGGAGATCCAAACCCGGATTATACGCTTTCATTTGTGAATGACTTTACTTTTAAAAAGCTGAGCCTTCATGTGCAGTTAGATGCGGTACAGGGCGGCGATGTGTGGAATGCAGACTGGAGAACCCGCCAGGGCGTAGGAAATGGAAAAGTAGCAGAACAGGAACAGATGGGCTTATTGCCAAGAGGATATATTGCCGGAGTTTATGCAACTGAAGAATGGCGGATTGATGATGGTTCTTTTGTGAAACTAAGAGAGGTTTCCCTGAGCTATAACGTAGGTAAATTTAAGTTTTTTAAAGACCTGACTATCAACCTTAGTGGACGTAACCTGATTTCCTGGGATAACTACAAAGGATACGATCCGGAAGTGAATGCCGGCGGACAGTCTACTTTACTCCGTAATATAGATTTCGGGGCGGTACCTATCCCGAGAACATTCAGTTTAGGTTTAAGGGTTAAGTTTTAA
- a CDS encoding RagB/SusD family nutrient uptake outer membrane protein, whose product MKNYINKFYLLKLTLAASLLLSFSSCKKEYVDPNAALADDVLTTSRGLTGVAVGLQRLYTAGRAGVYFNSVSANGFVTNEIYLVNSGNIPELQLFTGGSSVDGTNAILTGLWTNANKIIFDADNVINNAANLADKDYAAGLIAYTSIFKALAIGNLSQYWEKIPSGIGQNVSFITRQEGFTKAIKVIDDALAGVNGKAINPALLSNIPAGIDIKNTLNALKARYALFMGNYVLALSAANSVDLTVKSSFNFDNNTFNPIYDIATSTANVFQPTNAALGLTGTAVPDADDKRIPFYTAAAATAPFARLKGFGAALTMAIPVYLPGEITLIKAEVLARQPDPEAALTELNKVVTKDPATAVFGVGAGLPALTGTYNKEELLALIYKHRCIELYLSGLKIEDMRRFGLSNSERKRNFFPYPFTERDGNPNTPADPAF is encoded by the coding sequence ATGAAAAATTATATAAATAAGTTTTACCTGCTTAAGCTTACACTTGCAGCGTCATTACTATTGTCATTTTCTTCCTGCAAGAAAGAATATGTAGATCCTAATGCGGCCCTTGCCGATGATGTTTTAACTACTTCAAGAGGATTGACCGGGGTTGCGGTCGGTTTACAACGGCTTTATACTGCAGGAAGGGCCGGTGTTTATTTTAACTCAGTTTCCGCAAATGGGTTTGTGACCAATGAGATTTACCTCGTTAATTCGGGTAACATCCCGGAACTGCAGTTGTTTACCGGTGGAAGCAGTGTAGATGGGACCAATGCGATTCTGACCGGACTGTGGACCAATGCCAATAAAATTATTTTTGATGCAGACAATGTGATCAACAATGCTGCAAATTTAGCGGATAAAGATTATGCTGCGGGATTGATTGCTTACACCAGTATTTTTAAAGCCCTTGCTATTGGAAACCTCTCTCAGTATTGGGAAAAGATCCCTTCCGGAATAGGACAAAATGTTTCTTTTATTACCAGACAGGAAGGTTTTACCAAAGCAATTAAAGTGATTGACGATGCGCTGGCAGGGGTTAACGGAAAAGCCATTAATCCTGCTCTTTTGTCCAATATCCCTGCGGGAATAGACATTAAAAACACGTTGAATGCATTGAAAGCCCGTTATGCCCTATTTATGGGGAATTATGTGCTGGCACTTTCTGCTGCAAATAGCGTAGACCTGACCGTAAAGTCTTCTTTCAATTTTGACAACAATACCTTTAACCCGATTTATGACATTGCTACATCAACAGCCAATGTTTTTCAGCCAACAAATGCAGCCCTGGGTTTAACGGGTACCGCAGTACCTGATGCAGATGATAAACGGATTCCGTTTTATACCGCTGCTGCAGCAACAGCTCCTTTTGCACGTTTAAAAGGGTTTGGTGCAGCACTGACCATGGCTATCCCGGTATATCTTCCGGGTGAAATCACCTTGATTAAAGCAGAAGTTCTGGCACGTCAGCCAGATCCAGAAGCTGCTTTAACAGAGTTGAATAAAGTGGTGACTAAAGATCCGGCAACGGCAGTTTTTGGTGTGGGAGCGGGCTTGCCTGCACTCACAGGAACTTATAACAAGGAGGAATTGCTGGCATTGATTTATAAGCACCGTTGTATAGAGCTTTACCTGTCCGGATTGAAGATTGAAGATATGAGGCGGTTTGGTTTGTCGAATTCGGAACGTAAAAGAAATTTCTTTCCTTATCCTTTTACGGAGAGAGATGGCAATCCAAATACTCCTGCCGATCCGGCATTTTAA
- a CDS encoding DeoR/GlpR family DNA-binding transcription regulator — protein sequence MLKKERHDSIMRQINLHNRVLTSDLVQLLSVSEDTIRRDLQELAEHDQLYKVHGGALSKSYQSSFDDSTVYAKDAKIIIAKKAITLIKDGMVILTGGGTTIIEMVKQLPENLHATFFTISPFVAIELANYPRVEVILIGGLFSKNSQVTYGGHVINQLSEISPDLCLLGTSALHANDGLTDTDWEINQLKKTMLNCSKKTAVLCISEKLNISLRLKVAPITNIQYLITELPSDDPQLADYQIKSLQIL from the coding sequence ATGCTAAAAAAAGAACGGCACGACTCCATCATGCGACAAATCAACCTGCACAACCGTGTGCTGACTTCTGATTTGGTCCAGCTGCTAAGTGTTTCCGAGGATACCATCCGCAGGGACCTGCAAGAATTGGCTGAACATGACCAGCTTTATAAAGTGCATGGAGGCGCCCTTTCCAAATCTTATCAGTCTTCTTTTGACGACAGTACGGTATACGCCAAGGATGCAAAAATCATTATTGCAAAAAAGGCAATTACCCTCATCAAAGACGGAATGGTCATTCTAACCGGGGGAGGAACGACAATTATTGAAATGGTAAAGCAACTTCCGGAAAATCTGCACGCTACTTTTTTTACCATCAGTCCTTTTGTAGCCATAGAGCTCGCCAATTACCCAAGGGTGGAAGTCATCCTGATCGGAGGATTGTTCTCAAAAAATTCTCAGGTCACCTATGGAGGGCATGTCATCAACCAATTGTCGGAAATCAGTCCCGACCTTTGCCTGTTGGGCACGAGCGCTTTGCATGCGAATGACGGATTGACCGATACCGATTGGGAAATCAATCAGCTAAAAAAAACAATGCTCAACTGTTCCAAGAAAACAGCAGTCTTGTGTATATCTGAAAAACTCAACATCTCCCTGAGATTAAAAGTCGCGCCGATTACCAACATCCAATACCTGATTACCGAACTTCCTTCAGATGATCCTCAGTTAGCGGATTATCAGATAAAAAGCCTCCAGATTTTATAA